GTTGACCACCGAGGTGTCCGGATGGTCCGCGCCCAGACGGGAGTTGTGGGCCAGCACCACCCAGGTGTGCACCTCCAGGCCCGCTTCCGCGAGGGCGGCCGCGGCCTCCCCGTAGGCATCGCCCGGCGCCCAGTCGCCCGCCGGGTACGGCCTCAACTCCCGTCCCTGCCAACGGTCGTCCGGCGGGTAGAGGACGGCCGCGTGCTCGGCGGTGACGACGCGGTGGCGCGGGTGGCGGGGGGTCAGCGCGCGCGTGGAGTGGTACGCGGAGGCCAAGGTCGCCTGCTGGACGCCGAGTTCGGCGATCCTGGCGCCCGCCTCGGGGTCGCCGTCGACGTCCCAGGGGTAGACGAATGCCGATGCCTTCACGCGCCCTCCTCCATCCCGGCGGGGATCTGCGACTCGATCAACGTATAGCCGCGCTCGATGAGTTGGGCCAGCTGTTTGACGTGGTCCTCGGTCGGCTCGGTGAGGGGTGGGCGGACCTCGCCTACGTCCAGCCCCCGCATCCGTACGCCCGCCTTGACCAGCGAGACGGCGTAACCCCGGCCCTGGGCGCGGAGTTCGACGAACGGTAGATAGAAGCCGTCCAGGAGACGGTTCGCCGTGGTGTCGTCGCCGGTCGCCAGCGCGCGGTGGAAGGCGAGCGCGATCTCGGGGACGAAGCAGAACACGGCGGAGGAGTAGAGGGTGATGCCGATGCCCCGGTACGCGAGCTGGGTCTGTTCGGCGGTCGGCAGTCCGTTGAAGTAGAGGAATTCGCCCGGGACTTCGGCGCGGACCGTGCTCACGATCCGCTGCATCAGGTCGAGGTCGCCGAGGCCGTCCTTGAAGCCGATGATGCCCTCGGTGCGGGCGAGTTCGACCACCGTCGCGGGCGTGAACACCGCGTTGTCGCGCTGGTAGACGATGACGGGCAGCGCGGTCGCCGCGGCCACCTCACGGTAGTGCCGCAGCAGCCCCTCCTGCCCGGCGACCACGAGGTACGGCGGCATGGCGAGCAGCCCGTCCGCCCCGGCCGTCTCGGCGAGCCGTGCGTACCGTACGGCGAGCGCGGTGCCGTAGCCCGCGCCCGCGACCACCGGCACCCGGCCCCCGGCCGCCTCCACGGCGGCCCGGACGCACGCCTCGAACTCCTCGGGCAGCAGCGCGTGGAACTCCCCGGTGCCGCAGCACGCGAACACGGCGGCGGCCCCGGCCTCCACGCCCCGGCGGACATGCGCGCGGTAGACGTCGAGATCGACGGAGCCGTCGGGGCCGTACGGGGTGACGGGGAAGAACAGCGGCCCGCTGGGGATGCCGAGCCGGGCGGCGAGAGGGGCTGACGTCACGGGCTCTCCCTTGGCAGACACATGCGCCCCCTTGCCGGAGGCGTACGTTCCTCTGATCGACGTCTACATTTCTGAACGAGCCCACCCTAAGGAGCCCTCTCAGGATGGGTCAAGCAGGCGAATACGCAACAGGGGAGCGGATTTCCCAGGTCCGCGCCACACTTGACGGGTGCGGCGACAGATCCTTAACTTGTCCACGCATGTGAATGTCGTTCACGAATGAGGCCGCCCACGAGGCCAGCCACCCGCCGACCACCAAGGAGACCCGAGGATGCCCGCTCCCCGCACCGTTCTGCTCACCGGCGCCGCAGGCGGACTCGGCACCCTGATGCGGGACCTGCTCCCCTCCTACGGCTACGAGCTGCGCCTGCTGGACGTCCGCCCCATCGAGGGCGCGCCGGACGCGATCACCGCCGACCTCTCCGACCGCGCGGCGCTCCGCGAGGCCGTGCAGGGCGTCGACGCGATCATCCATCTCGCCGGCATCTCCCTGGAAGCCTCGTTCGACAAGATCCTCGCGTCGAACATCGAGGGCACGTACAACCTCTACGAGGCCGCCCGCGAGGAGGGCATCCCACGCATCGTCTTCGCCTCCTCCAACCACGCCGTCGGCTACACGCCGAGGCCCCAGGGCGACGACCCGCTCATCCCCATCGACACCCCGCACCGCCCCGACACCTTCTACGGCCTGTCGAAGTCCTTCGGCGAGGACCTGGCGCAGCTCTACTGGGACAAGCACGGCCTGGAGACCGTCTCCGTACGCATCGGCTCCTGCTTCCCGGAGCCCAGCAGCGTGCGCATGCTGTCGATCTGGATGAGCCCCGCCGACGGCGCCCGCCTCTTCCACGCGGCCCTGACCGCCGAGGACGTGCAGCACACCGTCGTCTACGGCTCCTCCGCCAACACCCGCCTGTGGTGGGACCTTTCGACCGCGCGGGCGCTCGGTTACGAACCGCGGGACGACTCCGAGCCGTACGCCGAGAAGATCATCGCCGAGCAGGGCGAGCTCCAGCCGGACGTCGAGGCGCACGCCTATCTCGGCGGCCACTTCGTGAACGACCCGCCGATCTGGCCGTACTGACGGAAAAAGGGACTCCGGAGACGCGGGCGGGCACCGAACGGGCCCGCCCGCAGGCATGTTCGGGCACGGACGCTGCCCGATCTCACGCACCGGCGCACAGCCGCGCAGGTCCGCGACGGGCACAGCGCCGGGTAAACGGTCACACACGGGCAGCATCGGGCGTGCAACAGGCCTGGTCAGTGCCGCGCACCCGCTGTAGAACTTCCCCCAAGGGTCCCACCGGGCCCGAACGGGCAGTACTCCAGGTGAGCGGAAAGGCGGTGTCGGCCATGAGCACGAGTTCGGCGGAGGAACGCCAGCGGGAGATCGTGCGGGCCGCGCGCCGCACCGGCTCGGTCGACGTCACCGCGCTCGCCGCCGAGCTGGGCGTGGCCAAGGAGACCGTACGGCGGGATCTGCGGGCCCTGGAGGACCACGGACTGGTCCGCAGGACGCATGGCGGCGCCTACCCCGTGGAGAGCGCCGGTTTCGAGACGACGCTCGCCTTCCGCGCCACCAGCCATGTCCCGGAGAAGCGCCGGATCGCCCTCGCCGCGGCCGAGCTGCTCGGGGACGCCGAGACCGTCTTCGTCGACGAGGGCTTCACCCCCCAGCTCATCGCCGAGGCGCTGCCCAGGGACCGGCCGCTGACCGTGGTCACCGCGTCCCTGCCCGTGGCGGGCGTGCTCGCCGAGTCGGAGAACACCTCGGTGCTGCTGCTCGGCGGCCGGGTCCGGCACGGCACGCTGGCCACCGTGGACCACTGGACGACGAAGATGCTCGCCGGCTTCGTCCTCGACCTCGCCTTCATCGGCGCCAACGGCATCTCCCGCGAACACGGCCTGACCACGCCCGACCCCGCCGTCAGCGAGGTCAAGGCACAGGCCATCCGCGCCTCCCGGCGCACCGTGTTCGCGGGCGTGCACACCAAGTTCGGGGCGGTCAGCTTCTGCAGGTTCGCTGAGATCGGCGCCCTGGAGACGATCGTCACGAGCACGCTGCTCCCGTCGGCCGAAGCCCACCGCTACTCATTGCTGGGGCCACAGGTCATACGCGTCTAGGGCGTCACGAGCGTCCAGAACGCCGTTTGAAATTCCAACTGAGTCACTACGTAGGGCGCAGCCATGCCCGGCGACGCCTTTGTCACCCAAAAAGTCCATCCGTAAGTCCAACTCCCCTTACTGCAGGAGCGATCCATGCGAACCCAGAGCCGACGACGGCCGCCGCGAGCCACGCTCGCCCTGGCCGCCGTAGGGACGCTGCTCGCCCCGCTGCTCTCCGGCTGCTGGGTCGGAGCGGGCGGCGCCGGATCCGGCGGCAACTCGATCAACGTCCTCATGGTCAACAACCCCCAGATGACCGAACTCCAGAAGCTGGCCCCGCACTTCACGAAGGAGACCGGCATCAAGGTCAACTTCACGGTGCTGCCCGAGAACGACGTCCGCGACAAGATCAGCCAGGACTTCGCCAACCAGGCGGGCCAGTACGACGTGGCGACCCTGTCCAACTACGAGATCCCGATCTACGCCCGCAACGGCTGGCTGCACGAGATGGACTCGTACGTCGCGAAGGACCCGGCCTACGACGAGCAGGACATC
The nucleotide sequence above comes from Streptomyces sp. N50. Encoded proteins:
- a CDS encoding NAD(P)-dependent oxidoreductase; the encoded protein is MPAPRTVLLTGAAGGLGTLMRDLLPSYGYELRLLDVRPIEGAPDAITADLSDRAALREAVQGVDAIIHLAGISLEASFDKILASNIEGTYNLYEAAREEGIPRIVFASSNHAVGYTPRPQGDDPLIPIDTPHRPDTFYGLSKSFGEDLAQLYWDKHGLETVSVRIGSCFPEPSSVRMLSIWMSPADGARLFHAALTAEDVQHTVVYGSSANTRLWWDLSTARALGYEPRDDSEPYAEKIIAEQGELQPDVEAHAYLGGHFVNDPPIWPY
- a CDS encoding 5-dehydro-4-deoxyglucarate dehydratase, which translates into the protein MTSAPLAARLGIPSGPLFFPVTPYGPDGSVDLDVYRAHVRRGVEAGAAAVFACCGTGEFHALLPEEFEACVRAAVEAAGGRVPVVAGAGYGTALAVRYARLAETAGADGLLAMPPYLVVAGQEGLLRHYREVAAATALPVIVYQRDNAVFTPATVVELARTEGIIGFKDGLGDLDLMQRIVSTVRAEVPGEFLYFNGLPTAEQTQLAYRGIGITLYSSAVFCFVPEIALAFHRALATGDDTTANRLLDGFYLPFVELRAQGRGYAVSLVKAGVRMRGLDVGEVRPPLTEPTEDHVKQLAQLIERGYTLIESQIPAGMEEGA
- a CDS encoding DeoR/GlpR family DNA-binding transcription regulator → MSTSSAEERQREIVRAARRTGSVDVTALAAELGVAKETVRRDLRALEDHGLVRRTHGGAYPVESAGFETTLAFRATSHVPEKRRIALAAAELLGDAETVFVDEGFTPQLIAEALPRDRPLTVVTASLPVAGVLAESENTSVLLLGGRVRHGTLATVDHWTTKMLAGFVLDLAFIGANGISREHGLTTPDPAVSEVKAQAIRASRRTVFAGVHTKFGAVSFCRFAEIGALETIVTSTLLPSAEAHRYSLLGPQVIRV